Genomic DNA from Myxococcus guangdongensis:
TTCCTGCGGCGAGGACGAGTGACACGGGGTCGAGATGCGGCACCGGGCATGGCTCCCTTCACGCCAGGGAGGAGATGCATGCTCGAATCAGACGTCACGCCTGCTTGCCTGGGTTCGCGGCGAGTCCTCCATGAGCTCCAGCCTGGAGGCCTGCCATGAGCCTGCTGCATGAAATCAAGTTGAAGGGGGCCGCGGTCCATGCGGAGCGAATCTCGGCGCCGCTGTTCCAGGACTTGCTGCACATCTTCGTGGAGGGAGCGCAGCGGGCCCTCCGCTTTCGCATCGAGGGGCGCAGCACGGCTCGAGGAGGCGTGCCCGCGTGGCTCAGGTCCGCCGCGCAGTTCGATCTCCTCCTCGAGTCGGAGTCCGAGGCTGGCGTCTTCAAGGTGGAGTCGAGGCCGCTGAAGCAGGTGCTCCCCGAGCATCTGCGCTCGAGTGAGGCCCTGGCCGACGTGGGCGCGGAGGGGAGCGCGGTCGACCTGTTCGAGGCGGGGCTCGAGGATGCGCTCGCGGGCGTGGCGGACAGCGACAGGTTCGATGAGGGGCTGGTGGAGACCTTCAGTGCGTTCGCCAGGCTCTTCGACCAGGGCGTGGAGGGCATCGAGGTCATCAACGGGCACGCCTTTCCCATCGACGTGGAGGGCGTGGAGCGAGTCGCCCGGCTGCGGCGGCAGACGCCCCCTCCTCGGGCCATCCGCATCGCGGGGAAACTGGATGCCATCCGGCACAGTGACCGCTTCTTCACCCTGATTCTGGAGAGTGGTGCCGCGCTTCGAGGGGTCTGGGAGCGCCTGGACTCCGACAGGGTGACGGCGTCGTTCGGTCAGAAGGTCATCGTGTCGGGGGTGGCCGTGTTCCGCCCCTCCGGCTCGGTGTTGCGCATCGAGGCGGAGCACATCGAGCCCGCGTCTTCGCGGCAGGCGACGCTCTGGTCGGTGCTCCCCAGGCCGCTGTTCACGCCGATGGACCCGAGAGCCTTGCGGCAATCTCAAGATGAGCGCTCGGGCCTCTCTGCGATTTTCGGCCAATGGCCGGGCGAGGAGACGGAGGACGAATTCTCCGCCGCGCTGCGGGAGCTCTCGTGAGCACGTCGACCGGGTTGGTGCTCCTCGATACGAACATCCTGGTGCATCTGTTGAGGGCCTCATCTCTGGGCAAGAAGGTGGCCGAGGACCATGCCTTGCTGGGCAAGGGGCCTCGGCCGCTCATCTCCGTCGTCACGGTGGGAGAGGCGCTGGCCTTCGCGAAGAAGCGAGGTTGGGGAGCACAGAAGGTCTCGAAGCTTCACGCGCTGCTTCGACAGCTCGTGGTGGTGGACATCCACCTGGACGCGGTGCTCGAGCGGTATGCGAACTTCGATGCCTTCTGCGGGTCGAAGGGGCGAGCGCTCGGCAAGAACGACTTGTGGATTGCCGCCACTGCGTCGGCGGTCAGCGCGTTGCTGCTGACCACCGACAAGGACTTCGACCTGCTCCACTCCGAGCGCTTGTTGGCGCGTTCCTGGTTCGACCCGGCACCTGTCGGGGGTACGGCCGGCGGCGTGTGAGGCGCGCCTACTCCGGCTTCCCGCCCGTCCGCTTCCACAGCTCGCGCGCCAGAATCGTGGCGAAGCGCGAGTCATTCAGGATGTACCGGCGCCACAGGCGCTTGGGCTCATGGGTCAGGCGGTACAGCCACTCGAAGCCCGCCTTGGCAATCCACTGCGGGGCGCGCTTCGCCGTGCCCGCGATGAAGTCGAACCCCGCCCCCACGCCAATCGCCACCGTGGGACCCAGCTTCTGCGACACCTGCGAAATCCACACCTCCTGCTTCGGGCTGCCCAGCGCCACGAAGAGCAGATGCGGGTCCTTCTCCCGGATGCTCGCGACAATCGGGTCGTTCTGCGCGTCCCCCGCGTCCGTGCGCACCATCGGCGAATCCCACCCCACCACCTCCACCCCGAACTTCTCTCCCACGATTCGCGCCACCTTCTCCGCCACCCCCGGGCCCGCGCCCAGCAGGTACACCCGCCACTTGCGCTCCGCCCCCAGCTTCATCAGCGGCAGAATCAAATCCGAACCCGCGATGCGCTCGGGCAGCGCCACGTCCAGCGCCTTCGACGCCCAGACGATGGGCATCCCATCCACCACCGAAATCGCCGCGCGCGAGTACGCCTCGCGGAACTGCGCGTTGTCCTCCGCCAGCACCACGTGGTCCACGTTGGCCGTGAACACGTAGCCGCCCTGGCGTGAGTCCACCAGCCGGCCAATCTCCAGCACCGCCTCCTCGAAGGTGAGCTGGTCGATGGCCAGCTGGCCGATGCTCAGCCGAGGGTGGCCCGTGGTGAACGGCGTCGTCTGCTTCGTGTCCGGAGTCGCGGCAGTCATGGCTTCTTCACCGTCAAATCAAGCACTGTCATCGAGTAGGGCGGCAGCCGCTGCGTCAGCCCCGCCGCCGTAGTGTTTCCCGCCGGCTGCTGCAGGAACCCGCCCGGCGCGCCCGAGTACCCCAGCACGCGCACGCTCTCGAGCGTCCCACAGCCGTTCAGCTTCACCCGCGCCTGCGCCGCCTGGTCTGGGTCGAAGTTCAGCACCACCGCCACCACCTTGGTGCCGTCCTTGTTGCGCGAGGCGAACACGCTCGTGCCCTCCTCCGCCTTCGCCGGCACCCAGACGTCCTGGAAGCGTCCACCCCGGCCGTCGAAGTCCCTGAACGCGCGGAACGCCCAGAACACCGGGCTGCCATTCGTCGGGTACTGCCAGAAGTAGGCGGAGTAGATGTTCTCCTGCGCGAAGCGGCCCAGCGCCTCGGCCTGCGCCAGGCCTCCGCTCATGTGGCCGAAGGCGCCGAAGTTGTACTCACCAATCGAGATGCGCCGGCCCGGGTAGTTCTGGGCAATCCACTCCTTCATGCGCGGGAGCAGCCGCACCGGCTCACCAATCCACGACTCGTCCTTGTACGTCGGGTCCCACAAGGCGCGCGTGGAGCGGATGCGCCGCGCGTTCGTCTCCGGGTCCGTGTTCCCCTCCAGCCCCACGCCCACGTTGGTCTGCGGGTAGAAGTGCAGGTCCACCACGTCCAGGATGCGAACACCCGTCTTCTTCTCGTGCTCGCGCAGCTGCCGCAGGTACCAGGGCAAGAGCGGCACGTCGCCATGCGCGCGGCGGTCCGAGTGCGGCGCCTTGCCCGGCGCGAAGTCCGCCGCGGACCAGAGGTAGTTCGTCCATCCCCACTCGGCGGGGCCCGCGATGAGCGCGTCCGGGTCCGCCTTCCGCACCGCGGTGCCGTACGCAATCGTGCGCGACAACAGCCCGTCGTACGTCAACGGCTCCGGGAACACATCCCGGTGCGTCGAGTTCCAGAGCATGGGCTCGTTGTCGAGGATGTACATGTGCACGCTGCGCTCGCCGCGAGCCTCATCCCTCGCGCGGATGGCGCGCACCCACTCGGCGACGAACTCGGGGGAGGCCTCGGTGCTCGTCTGCGCCGGA
This window encodes:
- a CDS encoding single stranded DNA-binding domain-containing protein; amino-acid sequence: MSLLHEIKLKGAAVHAERISAPLFQDLLHIFVEGAQRALRFRIEGRSTARGGVPAWLRSAAQFDLLLESESEAGVFKVESRPLKQVLPEHLRSSEALADVGAEGSAVDLFEAGLEDALAGVADSDRFDEGLVETFSAFARLFDQGVEGIEVINGHAFPIDVEGVERVARLRRQTPPPRAIRIAGKLDAIRHSDRFFTLILESGAALRGVWERLDSDRVTASFGQKVIVSGVAVFRPSGSVLRIEAEHIEPASSRQATLWSVLPRPLFTPMDPRALRQSQDERSGLSAIFGQWPGEETEDEFSAALRELS
- a CDS encoding type II toxin-antitoxin system VapC family toxin codes for the protein MSTSTGLVLLDTNILVHLLRASSLGKKVAEDHALLGKGPRPLISVVTVGEALAFAKKRGWGAQKVSKLHALLRQLVVVDIHLDAVLERYANFDAFCGSKGRALGKNDLWIAATASAVSALLLTTDKDFDLLHSERLLARSWFDPAPVGGTAGGV
- the epsA gene encoding exopolysaccharide biosynthesis glycosyltransferase EpsA produces the protein MTAATPDTKQTTPFTTGHPRLSIGQLAIDQLTFEEAVLEIGRLVDSRQGGYVFTANVDHVVLAEDNAQFREAYSRAAISVVDGMPIVWASKALDVALPERIAGSDLILPLMKLGAERKWRVYLLGAGPGVAEKVARIVGEKFGVEVVGWDSPMVRTDAGDAQNDPIVASIREKDPHLLFVALGSPKQEVWISQVSQKLGPTVAIGVGAGFDFIAGTAKRAPQWIAKAGFEWLYRLTHEPKRLWRRYILNDSRFATILARELWKRTGGKPE
- the epsB gene encoding GH44 family glycoside hydrolase EpsB; the protein is MEAGVKGARSKAGAAVVVCTLVAAGGSVALARGGEPSGEVKPAVGDAAKPGETKPAAVEAASTAPVVLYDGGLGKGWKDIGWAPRELPKGAPARMRLFNYGGWILYQPKLAGSFGALSLRLSAPEAYGEFLEVRLDTPGAVSFPRIPVTADLQVRKDGEWVDVVIPMELLNPKGEPFDRVVLRASKDVGRDWVLLDKVALVPLPPDVAAALAAGGGRTGKGSGRDTSMTIDCTAPGHDISPLIYGIALDGLREKKDQHQYKMGATTRRWGGNPTSRYNWKLGGAWNTANDWFFQNVDIGLGYADFLESNRKNGMSSALTVPLLGWVAKDTRSVGFPVAKFGPQRGEDNGSGNGVTRDGTPLKPGPPAQTSTEASPEFVAEWVRAIRARDEARGERSVHMYILDNEPMLWNSTHRDVFPEPLTYDGLLSRTIAYGTAVRKADPDALIAGPAEWGWTNYLWSAADFAPGKAPHSDRRAHGDVPLLPWYLRQLREHEKKTGVRILDVVDLHFYPQTNVGVGLEGNTDPETNARRIRSTRALWDPTYKDESWIGEPVRLLPRMKEWIAQNYPGRRISIGEYNFGAFGHMSGGLAQAEALGRFAQENIYSAYFWQYPTNGSPVFWAFRAFRDFDGRGGRFQDVWVPAKAEEGTSVFASRNKDGTKVVAVVLNFDPDQAAQARVKLNGCGTLESVRVLGYSGAPGGFLQQPAGNTTAAGLTQRLPPYSMTVLDLTVKKP